One Obesumbacterium proteus DNA window includes the following coding sequences:
- the ybeD gene encoding DUF493 family protein YbeD, translating into MKTKLNELLDFPCSFTYRVMGLAQPELVDQVVEVVQRHAPGDYQPQVKPSSKGNYHSVAITINATHIEQVETLYEELGKIEIVRMVL; encoded by the coding sequence ATGAAAACTAAACTGAATGAACTGCTCGATTTTCCATGCTCTTTTACCTATAGAGTCATGGGTTTAGCGCAGCCTGAGCTGGTCGATCAGGTGGTCGAAGTGGTGCAGCGCCATGCACCCGGTGACTATCAGCCGCAGGTTAAACCAAGCAGCAAAGGTAACTACCATTCTGTCGCTATCACCATTAATGCGACCCATATTGAACAGGTAGAAACGCTGTACGAAGAACTGGGCAAAATCGAAATCGTCCGTATGGTATTGTAA
- the mrdA gene encoding peptidoglycan DD-transpeptidase MrdA — translation MKIDRNPFRDYSAESALFIRRALVAFLGILILSGVLVFNLYHLQILRFEDYKTRSNENRIKLVPIAPSRGMIYDRNGTPLAFNRTIYQLEVMPEKVDDLKAELDALRSIVDLTDEDLDNFQKERKRSRRFTSIPVKTALNEVQVARFAVNQFRFPGFEVKGYQRRFYPYGSALTHVIGYVSKINDKDVERLDKDGKLANYAATHNIGKLGIERYYEDVLHGKTGYEEVEVNNRGRVIRQLHEQPPQAGKDIYLTLDLNLQRYLEQLLAGSRAAVVVSDPRTGGILAMVSNPSYDPNLFVDGISSKEYQRLLNDPNRPLINRATQGLYPPASTVKPYIAVSALSAGVITKNYSLFDPGWWQLPGSEKRFRDWKKWGHGRLNVTKALEESADTFFYQVAYDMGIDRLSEWLSKFGYGQYTGIDLSEERSGLMPTREWKQKRYKKPWYQGDTIPVGIGQGYWTATPIQMSKALNTLINDGNMKVPHLLNSTRINGQLVPYKQQDAVQIGDIHSGYWEIAKDGMYGVANRANGTAHKYFANAPYKIAAKSGTAQVFGYETYNAHTLAEHLRDHKLMTAFAPYDNPQVSVAIILENGGAGPAVGTIVRQILDHIMLGDNNTTLPSENAPPPGVEGD, via the coding sequence ATGAAAATAGACCGCAACCCTTTTCGTGATTATTCAGCAGAGTCCGCCCTGTTTATACGCCGTGCTCTCGTTGCGTTTCTCGGCATATTGATTCTGTCTGGCGTCTTGGTCTTTAATCTGTACCATCTTCAGATCCTGCGCTTTGAGGATTACAAAACCCGTTCCAACGAGAACCGAATCAAACTGGTGCCGATTGCACCAAGCCGCGGCATGATCTATGACCGAAACGGCACTCCTCTTGCGTTTAACCGCACAATTTATCAGCTTGAAGTGATGCCAGAGAAAGTCGATGACTTGAAGGCAGAACTTGATGCTTTACGTTCTATCGTCGATCTTACCGACGAGGATCTCGATAACTTCCAGAAAGAGCGCAAACGCTCGCGTCGTTTTACCTCAATACCGGTCAAAACAGCGCTTAATGAAGTTCAGGTTGCGCGCTTTGCCGTCAACCAATTCCGCTTCCCTGGATTTGAAGTCAAAGGCTATCAGCGCCGCTTCTACCCTTACGGCTCAGCCCTGACTCACGTCATCGGCTACGTATCTAAAATCAATGACAAAGACGTCGAACGTTTAGATAAAGACGGCAAGCTGGCCAACTACGCCGCGACCCATAACATCGGAAAGCTGGGCATTGAACGTTATTATGAAGACGTGCTGCACGGCAAAACCGGCTATGAAGAAGTTGAAGTTAACAACCGTGGGCGCGTGATCCGTCAATTGCACGAGCAGCCACCGCAGGCGGGTAAAGATATTTATCTGACGCTGGATCTGAATCTGCAACGTTACCTCGAGCAGTTGCTCGCCGGTAGCCGTGCCGCCGTGGTCGTGAGCGATCCTCGCACCGGTGGAATTCTGGCGATGGTGTCAAACCCAAGCTATGACCCGAACCTGTTCGTCGACGGAATTTCCAGCAAGGAATATCAGCGTTTATTGAATGATCCTAATCGTCCGCTGATAAACCGTGCCACGCAAGGCCTCTATCCACCGGCCTCTACCGTTAAGCCGTATATCGCCGTTTCAGCGCTTAGCGCTGGCGTCATTACCAAAAACTACAGCCTGTTCGACCCCGGCTGGTGGCAACTGCCAGGCTCAGAGAAACGCTTCCGTGACTGGAAAAAATGGGGCCATGGCCGTCTGAATGTCACCAAAGCGCTAGAAGAGTCTGCGGATACCTTCTTCTATCAGGTTGCCTACGATATGGGCATCGACCGTCTGTCTGAGTGGCTGAGTAAATTTGGCTACGGACAGTACACCGGCATCGATCTGTCAGAAGAGCGTTCTGGCCTGATGCCAACGCGCGAATGGAAACAGAAACGCTATAAGAAACCATGGTATCAGGGTGATACCATTCCAGTCGGTATCGGTCAGGGCTATTGGACGGCAACGCCAATCCAAATGTCCAAAGCGTTAAACACGCTGATCAACGATGGGAATATGAAAGTTCCTCACCTGCTGAACAGCACGCGTATCAACGGACAGTTGGTGCCGTACAAACAGCAGGATGCAGTACAGATTGGCGATATACATTCCGGTTATTGGGAAATAGCTAAAGATGGAATGTATGGCGTCGCCAATCGCGCCAACGGAACGGCACATAAGTATTTCGCCAATGCACCGTACAAGATTGCCGCTAAATCAGGTACCGCGCAGGTCTTTGGATATGAGACCTACAACGCCCACACCTTAGCCGAGCACTTGCGCGACCATAAACTGATGACGGCATTTGCGCCATACGATAACCCGCAGGTTTCAGTCGCAATCATTCTTGAGAATGGTGGCGCAGGACCGGCCGTCGGGACTATCGTGCGTCAGATCCTCGACCACATCATGTTAGGCGATAACAATACGACGCTCCCAAGTGAAAACGCACCGCCTCCGGGCGTTGAAGGCGACTGA
- the rlpA gene encoding endolytic peptidoglycan transglycosylase RlpA produces MRMAHKSWLSAGLLSLFLAGCTNTTTTETPAPQQPAYNGPVEEISGAEPRYEPFNPATSQDYSVNGTKYKVVQDPSNFSQVGYATSYGEENGGNMTAIGEQFDPNAMTAAHATLPLPSYVRVTNLANGRRLVVRLNDRGPYTSGKVIDLSRAAADRLNISNNTKVRIDFINVAPDGTMSGPGTIGTTIAKQSYALPSRPTIGQETTQVSMSPSPSDTPVAVRPVANPTPAALESDGDMPVSAPASNTSGFLGAPQPLRTGVLEGSEPVATPAPVSAPAAVAAPVASSAPAASANGKFVVQVGAVSDGARAQQWQQKLSQQFGVPGKVSPNGAMFRVQLGPFASRQEAAALQQRLASEAQQQSFIASAQ; encoded by the coding sequence ATGCGAATGGCGCATAAATCATGGCTTAGTGCTGGTTTACTCAGTCTGTTTTTGGCGGGCTGTACCAACACCACAACCACCGAGACCCCGGCTCCTCAGCAGCCTGCGTATAACGGCCCGGTAGAAGAAATTAGCGGCGCAGAACCCCGCTATGAGCCTTTTAATCCTGCAACCAGTCAGGATTACAGCGTTAACGGTACGAAATACAAAGTCGTGCAGGATCCGTCGAACTTCTCACAGGTAGGCTATGCAACGTCCTATGGTGAAGAAAACGGTGGCAATATGACCGCTATCGGCGAACAGTTTGATCCTAATGCGATGACTGCGGCTCACGCCACGCTGCCTCTGCCAAGCTATGTCCGCGTCACCAACCTCGCTAACGGGCGTCGCCTCGTGGTGCGTTTGAACGATCGTGGCCCTTACACTTCCGGCAAGGTGATTGACCTTTCACGTGCCGCCGCCGATCGCTTAAACATCTCGAATAACACCAAAGTTCGCATCGACTTCATCAACGTTGCGCCAGACGGCACCATGTCTGGTCCAGGAACAATTGGTACGACGATCGCCAAACAGAGCTACGCGCTACCTTCTCGCCCCACTATCGGCCAAGAAACCACGCAGGTATCAATGAGCCCGTCGCCTTCGGATACGCCGGTTGCGGTGCGCCCCGTCGCAAATCCAACGCCAGCAGCGCTGGAGTCAGACGGTGATATGCCGGTTTCTGCGCCAGCCAGTAACACCAGCGGCTTCCTCGGTGCTCCACAGCCATTGCGCACCGGCGTGTTAGAAGGCAGCGAACCCGTTGCGACGCCAGCACCTGTTTCAGCCCCTGCGGCCGTTGCGGCACCGGTAGCATCTTCAGCGCCAGCGGCATCTGCTAATGGTAAATTTGTGGTGCAGGTGGGTGCGGTAAGCGACGGTGCTCGTGCTCAACAATGGCAGCAGAAATTAAGCCAGCAGTTTGGTGTACCGGGGAAAGTATCGCCCAACGGTGCCATGTTCCGCGTGCAATTGGGGCCGTTCGCAAGCCGCCAAGAAGCAGCGGCACTTCAGCAACGTTTAGCCAGCGAAGCACAGCAACAGTCGTTCATTGCTAGCGCACAGTAA
- the rhaT gene encoding L-rhamnose/proton symporter RhaT, translating into MNDSIVLGIIWHLVGAASAACFYAPFKQVKNWSWETMWSIGGFVSWLVLPWLVSYILLPNFWAYYGSFSFSVLLPVFLFGAMWGIGNINYGLTMRYLGMSMGIGIAIGITLIIGTLMTPIIQGRVDVLFGTPGGRMTLLGVLVALIGVATVSYAGLLKERALGIRAEEFNLKKGLILAVMCGIFSAGMSFAMDAAKPMHEAAAALGIDSLYVALPSYVIIMGGGAVINLGYCFIRLATMKNISIKADFSLAKRLIVVNVLFSMLGGTMWYLQFFFYAWGHAKIPAQYDYMSRMLHMSFYVLCGGIVGLLLKEWKCQSKKPVSVLCIGCLIIILAANIVGLGMAA; encoded by the coding sequence ATGAACGACTCTATTGTTTTGGGAATCATCTGGCATCTGGTTGGCGCGGCCAGTGCCGCATGCTTTTATGCGCCATTTAAACAGGTAAAAAATTGGTCGTGGGAAACCATGTGGTCCATTGGCGGATTTGTATCGTGGCTGGTCTTGCCTTGGTTAGTGAGCTATATCTTGCTGCCAAATTTTTGGGCTTATTACGGATCGTTTAGCTTCTCGGTGCTGCTTCCCGTCTTTTTATTCGGCGCTATGTGGGGCATTGGCAACATCAACTACGGCCTAACGATGCGCTACCTCGGCATGTCGATGGGGATCGGCATTGCTATCGGTATTACACTCATTATTGGCACCTTGATGACGCCGATTATTCAAGGCCGTGTCGACGTCCTGTTCGGCACGCCGGGTGGACGAATGACCTTGCTGGGCGTTTTAGTCGCACTGATTGGGGTCGCAACGGTGAGCTATGCTGGTTTACTCAAAGAACGCGCATTGGGGATCCGTGCCGAAGAGTTCAACCTGAAAAAAGGTCTAATACTCGCCGTCATGTGCGGAATTTTTTCTGCGGGAATGTCGTTTGCCATGGATGCAGCGAAGCCAATGCATGAAGCGGCGGCGGCATTGGGGATTGATTCTCTTTATGTCGCATTGCCGAGCTACGTGATCATTATGGGTGGCGGGGCCGTCATCAACCTCGGTTACTGCTTTATTCGCTTAGCCACCATGAAAAACATCTCAATCAAAGCAGACTTCTCTTTGGCGAAAAGACTTATCGTGGTTAACGTGTTGTTTTCCATGCTGGGCGGTACCATGTGGTATCTGCAATTCTTCTTCTATGCTTGGGGACACGCCAAAATTCCAGCCCAATACGACTATATGAGCCGGATGCTACACATGAGCTTCTATGTATTGTGCGGCGGCATTGTGGGACTGTTGCTGAAAGAGTGGAAGTGCCAGAGCAAAAAGCCGGTCAGCGTGCTGTGTATTGGCTGCCTTATCATCATATTAGCAGCCAATATTGTCGGCCTTGGCATGGCGGCTTAA
- the lipA gene encoding lipoyl synthase, with translation MSKPILMERGVKYRDADKMALIPVKTVAVEREQLLRKPEWMKIKLPADSSRIQGIKAAMRKNGLHSVCEEASCPNLAECFNHGTATFMILGAICTRRCPFCDVAHGRPVTPDANEPEKLAQTIADMGLRYVVITSVDRDDLRDGGAQHFADCIRAIRAKNPTIRIETLVPDFRGRMERALDILTETPPDVFNHNLENVPRIYRQVRPGADYNWSLKLLENFKAAHPEIPTKSGLMVGLGETNAEIIEVMRDLRAHGVTMLTLGQYLQPSRHHLPVQRYVSPDEFEEMKAEAMAMGFTHAACGPFVRSSYHADLQAKGVEVK, from the coding sequence ATGAGTAAACCAATTCTGATGGAACGCGGCGTCAAATACCGTGACGCAGACAAAATGGCCCTGATCCCGGTAAAAACCGTGGCCGTCGAAAGAGAACAGCTGCTGCGCAAACCTGAGTGGATGAAAATCAAGCTCCCTGCGGATTCCAGTCGTATTCAAGGCATTAAAGCTGCCATGCGTAAAAATGGCCTGCACTCGGTCTGTGAAGAAGCTTCCTGCCCTAACTTGGCGGAATGCTTTAACCACGGCACGGCAACCTTTATGATCCTCGGCGCAATTTGTACCCGCCGTTGCCCATTCTGCGACGTGGCACATGGACGTCCAGTAACGCCAGACGCTAACGAACCTGAAAAGCTGGCACAAACCATTGCCGATATGGGCCTGCGTTACGTGGTAATTACCTCCGTTGACCGCGACGATCTGCGCGACGGCGGTGCTCAGCATTTTGCCGATTGCATTCGTGCCATCCGCGCCAAAAATCCAACCATCCGCATTGAAACGCTGGTGCCTGATTTCCGTGGTCGTATGGAACGCGCATTAGATATTCTGACGGAAACACCGCCGGACGTATTCAACCATAACCTTGAAAACGTACCGCGTATCTATCGCCAAGTGCGCCCAGGTGCCGACTATAACTGGTCGTTGAAACTGCTGGAAAACTTTAAGGCGGCGCACCCTGAGATCCCAACAAAATCGGGTCTGATGGTTGGCCTGGGTGAAACCAATGCGGAAATCATTGAAGTGATGCGCGATCTGCGTGCGCACGGCGTGACGATGTTAACGCTGGGCCAGTATTTGCAGCCAAGTCGCCATCACCTGCCGGTGCAGCGCTATGTCAGCCCTGATGAGTTTGAAGAGATGAAAGCCGAAGCGATGGCGATGGGCTTTACTCACGCAGCCTGTGGCCCGTTTGTACGCTCTTCTTACCATGCTGATTTGCAAGCCAAGGGCGTGGAAGTTAAGTAA
- the nadD gene encoding nicotinate-nucleotide adenylyltransferase, with protein MPNEHLQAAAKHRLTALFGGTFDPIHYGHLKPVTAMAQEVGLQNVTLLPNHVPPHRPQPEANAQQRLTMVELAIAGNPLFSVDERELHRTTPSYTIDTLIEVRQERGVGAPLAFIIGQDSLLTLHKWHRWEEILHYCHLLVCARPGYSDRLDTPELQNWLEQHRVYDAQQLSQQPHGCIYLADTPLLAISATDIRQRRHQGISCDDLLPRAVQRYIELQGLYR; from the coding sequence ATGCCGAATGAACACCTTCAGGCTGCCGCTAAACATCGCTTAACCGCGCTCTTTGGCGGTACTTTTGATCCCATTCACTATGGGCATCTTAAGCCGGTCACCGCGATGGCGCAGGAAGTTGGCCTACAGAATGTTACCCTGTTGCCCAATCATGTTCCTCCGCATCGCCCTCAGCCAGAAGCCAATGCGCAACAGCGCTTAACCATGGTTGAACTGGCTATCGCTGGCAACCCACTGTTTTCGGTTGATGAGCGGGAGCTGCATCGCACTACGCCCTCCTACACCATTGATACGTTGATTGAAGTTCGCCAAGAACGAGGTGTTGGTGCACCGCTGGCCTTTATCATCGGCCAAGACTCTTTGTTGACGCTGCATAAATGGCATCGTTGGGAAGAAATCCTGCATTACTGCCACTTACTGGTATGTGCGCGTCCGGGATATTCCGATCGTCTGGATACGCCTGAGCTGCAAAACTGGCTCGAGCAACATCGCGTTTATGACGCGCAGCAACTCAGTCAGCAACCTCATGGCTGTATTTATCTCGCTGATACGCCTCTACTTGCTATTTCAGCAACGGACATTCGCCAGCGTCGCCATCAAGGCATCAGCTGTGACGATCTCCTCCCGCGTGCGGTTCAGCGCTACATCGAATTGCAGGGGCTGTACCGTTAG
- the rsfS gene encoding ribosome silencing factor yields MQGKALQDFIIDKIDDLKAQDIVAIDVAGKSSITDCMIVCTGTSSRHVHSIATHVVQEARMAGLLPPRIEGENGAEWIVVDLGDVIVHVLQEESRRLYELEKLWS; encoded by the coding sequence TTGCAAGGTAAAGCGCTCCAAGATTTTATTATTGATAAAATTGATGATTTGAAGGCTCAGGATATCGTTGCTATTGATGTCGCTGGCAAATCAAGCATCACTGACTGCATGATCGTATGCACCGGTACTTCTAGCCGTCATGTGCACTCTATTGCTACTCACGTAGTACAAGAAGCACGTATGGCTGGTCTGTTGCCTCCGCGTATCGAAGGCGAAAACGGCGCTGAGTGGATCGTGGTCGATCTGGGCGACGTGATTGTTCACGTTTTACAGGAAGAAAGTCGTCGCCTGTACGAACTGGAAAAGCTCTGGAGCTAA
- the lipB gene encoding lipoyl(octanoyl) transferase LipB, whose product MMTRLQQDKIILRQLGLQPYVPVSQAMHTFTDQRTESTPDELWLVQHHPVFTQGQAGKAEHVLAAGDIPVIQSDRGGQVTYHGPGQQVMYVLVDLKRNKFGVRQLVTAIEQTVVNTLGKFDIDAHARADAPGVYVGEQKICSLGLRIRKGCSFHGLALNTTMDLDPFSRINPCGYAGMQMTQISALNPGVTLEDVQPVLVEQFIQILGYQSVESSNWNPQDYE is encoded by the coding sequence ATGATGACTCGTTTGCAACAAGACAAGATCATACTGCGTCAACTGGGGTTGCAACCCTATGTTCCCGTATCACAAGCTATGCACACCTTTACCGACCAGCGAACGGAGAGCACGCCCGACGAGCTATGGTTGGTTCAACATCATCCGGTATTTACCCAAGGCCAAGCTGGCAAAGCCGAGCACGTATTAGCCGCTGGTGATATTCCCGTGATCCAAAGCGATCGCGGAGGACAGGTCACCTATCACGGCCCCGGTCAGCAGGTTATGTATGTTCTTGTCGATTTAAAACGAAACAAATTCGGCGTGCGCCAACTGGTGACGGCTATTGAACAAACCGTGGTTAACACCTTGGGGAAATTCGATATTGATGCTCATGCAAGAGCTGACGCCCCCGGCGTTTACGTTGGAGAACAAAAAATTTGCTCGCTGGGACTGCGCATCCGTAAAGGCTGTTCATTCCACGGGCTTGCACTGAACACCACCATGGATCTCGACCCGTTTAGCCGAATTAACCCCTGTGGTTATGCAGGTATGCAAATGACACAGATCAGCGCACTCAACCCCGGCGTTACGCTTGAAGATGTACAGCCGGTACTGGTCGAGCAATTTATTCAAATACTTGGCTATCAATCAGTCGAGTCAAGCAACTGGAACCCGCAAGATTATGAGTAA
- the dacA gene encoding D-alanyl-D-alanine carboxypeptidase DacA, producing the protein MKYNLTSRSMKRIALSSLLAIGMINVAHADDVNLKTMIPGVPQIDAEAYILIDYNSGKVLAESNADARRNPASLTKMMTSYVIGQAMKAGKFTEQDVVTVGQDAWATGNPVFKGSSLMFLKPGDRVPVSLLIRGINLQSGNDACVAMADYVAGSQDAFVGLMNNYVKALGLQNTHFQTVHGLDADGQYSSARDMALIGQALIRDVPNEYSIYKEKEFTFNNIRQMNRNGLLWDTSMNVDGIKTGHTESAGFNLVASATEGQMRLISAVLGGHTSKGRESESKKLLTWGFRFFETVSPLKAGREFASEPVWFGDTDRAKLGVDKDVYLTIPRGRMKDLKASYTLNSTELDAPLAKNQVVGTINFQLDGKTIERRPLVVLNEVQEGGFFSRMVDHIKLMFHRWFG; encoded by the coding sequence ATGAAATACAATCTCACTTCCCGTTCGATGAAACGCATTGCGCTCAGCAGCCTTCTTGCCATTGGTATGATCAATGTTGCCCATGCTGATGACGTCAACCTTAAGACTATGATCCCAGGCGTGCCGCAGATCGATGCGGAAGCCTACATTCTGATTGACTACAACTCAGGCAAAGTTTTGGCTGAATCTAACGCCGATGCACGCCGTAACCCTGCCAGCCTGACAAAAATGATGACCAGCTATGTTATCGGTCAGGCAATGAAAGCCGGTAAATTTACCGAGCAGGACGTTGTAACCGTAGGCCAAGATGCTTGGGCAACCGGCAACCCTGTTTTCAAAGGTTCATCGCTGATGTTCTTGAAACCAGGCGATCGCGTACCGGTTTCCTTGCTGATCCGTGGTATCAACCTGCAATCTGGTAACGATGCCTGTGTGGCGATGGCTGATTACGTTGCCGGTAGCCAAGACGCCTTTGTGGGCCTGATGAACAACTACGTGAAAGCGTTAGGTCTTCAGAACACCCACTTCCAGACCGTTCACGGTTTGGATGCCGATGGTCAGTACAGCTCCGCGCGCGATATGGCACTGATTGGTCAGGCGCTGATCCGCGATGTGCCAAATGAATACTCTATCTACAAAGAGAAAGAATTTACCTTTAACAACATTCGCCAGATGAACCGCAACGGCCTGCTGTGGGATACCAGCATGAACGTTGACGGCATCAAAACCGGTCATACTGAATCCGCTGGCTTCAACTTAGTGGCTTCCGCTACCGAAGGCCAGATGCGTCTGATCTCGGCGGTATTGGGTGGACACACCAGCAAAGGCCGCGAAAGCGAAAGCAAAAAACTGCTGACCTGGGGCTTCCGTTTCTTTGAAACCGTTTCTCCGCTGAAAGCAGGCCGCGAGTTCGCCTCTGAGCCAGTATGGTTCGGCGATACCGATCGTGCGAAGTTAGGCGTTGATAAAGATGTTTACCTGACGATCCCACGCGGTCGCATGAAAGATCTGAAAGCCAGCTACACGCTGAACTCAACCGAGCTTGATGCGCCTTTAGCTAAAAATCAGGTAGTCGGTACCATTAACTTCCAACTGGATGGCAAAACCATCGAGCGGCGTCCATTGGTGGTTCTGAATGAAGTTCAAGAAGGTGGTTTCTTCAGCCGTATGGTCGATCACATCAAACTGATGTTCCATCGCTGGTTCGGCTAA
- the rlmH gene encoding 23S rRNA (pseudouridine(1915)-N(3))-methyltransferase RlmH: MKLQLVAVGTKMPDWVQTGFTDYLKRFPKDMPFELIEVPAGKRGKNADIKRILEKEGEMMLAAVGKGNRIVTLDIPGKPWDTPELASQLERWKQDGRDVSLLIGGPEGLAPACKAAAEQSWSLSTLTMPHPLVRVLVAESLYRAWSITTNHPYHRE, encoded by the coding sequence GTGAAGCTGCAACTGGTCGCCGTGGGTACCAAAATGCCAGACTGGGTACAAACGGGATTTACCGACTACCTGAAACGTTTTCCTAAGGATATGCCGTTCGAACTGATTGAAGTTCCGGCAGGCAAACGCGGTAAAAATGCCGACATCAAACGCATTCTGGAAAAAGAAGGCGAGATGATGTTAGCCGCCGTGGGTAAAGGTAACCGTATCGTCACGCTCGATATTCCAGGAAAACCGTGGGATACGCCAGAGCTTGCTTCGCAGCTAGAACGCTGGAAGCAAGATGGACGTGATGTGAGCCTTCTCATCGGCGGTCCTGAGGGATTAGCGCCTGCGTGTAAGGCTGCCGCCGAGCAAAGTTGGTCGCTATCCACGTTGACGATGCCGCATCCACTGGTGCGCGTTCTGGTTGCAGAAAGCCTGTATCGCGCATGGAGCATTACGACGAACCATCCGTATCATCGTGAATAG
- the tatE gene encoding twin-arginine translocase subunit TatE codes for MEGISITKLLVIAVLVILLFGTNKLRTLGGDLGAALKGFKKAMNDDTAKPSADADSAAPRVDHKD; via the coding sequence ATGGAAGGTATCAGTATTACCAAATTGTTGGTGATTGCGGTTCTGGTTATTCTGCTGTTCGGTACAAACAAACTGCGTACTCTGGGCGGTGACCTCGGTGCTGCCCTGAAGGGCTTTAAGAAAGCCATGAATGACGACACAGCTAAACCAAGTGCGGATGCCGATAGCGCCGCACCTCGCGTTGACCATAAAGACTAA
- the mrdB gene encoding peptidoglycan glycosyltransferase MrdB (rod shape-determining protein RodA), which produces MTDNQQKRSIWAKMHIDLPFLLCILSILAYSAFVMWSASGQDVGMMERKIGQIFMGLCVMLVMAQIPPRVYESWAPYLYVFCVILLILVDAFGQISKGAQRWLDLGFVRFQPSEIAKIAVPLMVARFINRDVCPPSLKNTGIALILIFMPTLLVAAQPDLGTSILVAASGLFILFLVGLSWRLILVAVVLVAAFIPILWFFLMHDYQQARVMMLLDPESDPLGAGYHIIQSKIAIGSGGFGGKGWLHGTQSQLEFLPERHTDFIFAVLAEELGLVGVLVLLGLYLLTIMRGLMIAAKAQTTFGRVMVGGLMLILFVYVFVNIGMVSGILPVVGVPLPLVSYGGSALIVLMAGFGIVMSIHTHRKMLSKNL; this is translated from the coding sequence ATGACAGACAACCAACAGAAACGTTCTATCTGGGCGAAGATGCATATCGACCTGCCCTTTTTGCTCTGCATTCTCTCGATACTGGCCTATAGCGCCTTCGTAATGTGGAGCGCCAGCGGCCAAGACGTTGGCATGATGGAACGTAAAATCGGTCAGATTTTCATGGGATTGTGCGTCATGCTGGTCATGGCCCAGATCCCCCCGCGCGTGTATGAAAGCTGGGCACCCTACCTTTACGTATTCTGCGTTATCTTGTTGATTCTGGTTGATGCCTTCGGTCAGATCAGTAAAGGGGCGCAGCGCTGGTTAGATTTGGGCTTTGTCCGTTTTCAGCCTTCTGAGATTGCCAAAATTGCGGTGCCGTTGATGGTGGCGCGTTTTATCAACCGTGACGTCTGTCCGCCATCGCTCAAGAATACCGGCATCGCCTTAATCTTAATCTTCATGCCAACGCTGCTGGTTGCCGCGCAGCCTGACCTCGGAACCTCAATTTTGGTTGCCGCTTCAGGGCTGTTTATTCTGTTCCTTGTGGGTCTAAGCTGGCGGTTGATTTTGGTCGCCGTCGTGCTGGTTGCCGCATTTATCCCTATCTTGTGGTTCTTCCTAATGCACGATTATCAGCAGGCTCGCGTTATGATGCTGCTGGATCCTGAGAGTGACCCGCTGGGCGCGGGATATCATATTATTCAGTCGAAGATTGCGATTGGCTCCGGCGGTTTTGGCGGAAAAGGCTGGCTGCACGGTACCCAGTCACAGCTTGAGTTCCTGCCTGAGCGCCACACCGACTTTATCTTTGCCGTACTGGCGGAAGAACTGGGCTTAGTGGGTGTTTTGGTACTGCTGGGGCTGTATCTGCTCACCATCATGCGTGGGCTGATGATTGCCGCCAAAGCGCAGACCACCTTTGGCCGCGTGATGGTTGGTGGTTTAATGTTGATTTTATTCGTTTATGTTTTTGTGAATATCGGTATGGTCAGTGGAATTTTGCCCGTGGTTGGCGTACCTTTGCCACTGGTCAGCTATGGCGGTTCCGCCCTGATCGTTCTCATGGCCGGGTTTGGTATCGTTATGTCGATCCATACTCACAGAAAAATGTTATCTAAGAACCTATAG